The following nucleotide sequence is from Leopardus geoffroyi isolate Oge1 chromosome A1, O.geoffroyi_Oge1_pat1.0, whole genome shotgun sequence.
tgtctttttttttttttttaacgtttatttagttttgaggaagagagagagagacagggtgtgagcaggggaggagcagagagagagggagacacagaatccaaagcaggctccgggctctgtgctgtcagcacagaacccacgaaccacaagatcatgacctgagctgaagttggacgctcaaccgattgagccacccaggcaccccatggatgagtttatcttttaatttaatgtttatttttgcttaagtAAGCTTTATGCCCAAGGTGGGAcctgaactcccaaccctgagatagTCGCTTGTTCCcctgactgatccagccaggcgccccccaaatattctttttttaatgtttacttattttgagagagagagagagagcgagcacaagtggagggaagagcatagagagaggagggagagaataccaagcaggctctacgctgttagcacggagcctgatgtggaactcaatcccacgaaccatgagatcatgacctgagcggaaatcaagagtcggatattcaaccgactgagccacccaggcacccctcaccccgaaaatattcttaagtgaaaaaattaatgaactaggTTTGCATTTCATCCACTGGTTCTTCTATGCCAATCAGAGGTGACTCTGCCTGGTCCACAGTTAACCAAACATCCCAGCTCCTGTCTCTAGCCAACACCAAACACGGGAGGGACTGACGGACCCTGAAAGTGCAGGGCATAGATGATGTCATCACCCTGGTGTTCTCTGTCTCCAGGCTACCTTGCCAAGCCAGTCCACAAATCAGAGTCACCAGCCTCTAATGGATTACAGAGGTTTCAAAGAGTGGGAGGTCACACAGGCGTCCAGGCAATTAAGAtgattctgggtggctcagggggttaagtgtccgactcttgatatccgCTGAGGTTGGGATCTACAGattgtgagaccgagccccgtgtcaggctcctcactgagcagggagcctgcttgggagtgaGTCTCTCTCTCCGTTGCTCTCCGtccctctgctgcttgtgctctttgtcaagaatgaatgaatgaatgaatgaatgaagaaagaaagggaaaaaaagagaaagggaaagaaagagaaagaaagagaaaaagaaaagaaaagaaaagaaaggaaaagaaaagaaaagaaaagaaaagaaaagaaaagaaaagaaaagaaaagaaaagaaaagaaccccaACAACTTCTCCTCGAGGAGAAATGTCTGCAGCCACTTTCACATGTGCCATTTCTACTCCAACCTTCGAGACTCTTTGGAGCTTATCTTTGTTTAAAGATTTCTATCCAAAATAACCACAAGTCATTTCGATTATTATGTATTAGTCCAGTTTATTAAATAATGAAACAAGGTTTATGCCACATATTCCAACAATGTTTAAATAAAGAGCCTGAAATATAAAGGCTTATGAAAATGTATagtttttatataatacatactatTTCTAGCTCATGAATAAATATGAACAGGGGCCATTTTTAGATCACAGATCAGCAACATTTAGCATCAATGATTACACAAAtccacaagcaaacaaaaaaaaaatccgttaTCTTCATTTTAGTTATAAAAGCTAAAAATCCTTTTGCCACATTTAAGCAATATCCAAGGAGGTGGGGGGACTTGTAGCCACACCCCTGAAAATAAGGGAACCGAGTCTCCAAGTCCCTAAGTTCCTTCTTGGTTAGGAGCGTGGCAACTGCATGAACtctttcaagaaacagaaaaaccaaaacaggTTAAGATCCTGTTCTGTATATGTGTTTAATAAAGCTACACTGGAGAAATACTCTATTTTTGTCTCAAAAACGTGCTCAGGTGTTATGGTGAGATTTGAGTTTCTTCTCATCCTGGTATGAACATATGCATAATTTGAATAAATTGACATAATGAATGTTGCAGGACATTGACTCTTTCCGGTCTTCAAAAGGATTTGCTTCTACTGTTTTAGAAATTatatgtacacttaaaaatatatgttttcttcgttaaaaaaaaaaaaaaaagtgactcttAAAAAGTAATCCTTTAAACTCACAGAACTCAAAAGTGAAAGCCTTTCCAGAGAAAGCCCTTACCACATCAATGGAATGTCTTGGTAAGAGGGAAGAAAATCTCCGTCTAAAGATACGGTTCAGTACCAGGAGTGGGAGCTGAGTGAGCTCAGCTCTGCAGAGTCCCATCCAGATTGGGCCAGGGGAGCCGGACTTTCAGCTACGTCTTTAACCCGTTAGCCCCTACATGCCACGCCAccgcctcttcctctctcttgttaACGACTTTGTCTCTGGTTTGGAACTGCAATTCTGCCTCACAAAATGTTTCTCCAAGTAAACATTAATAAAGAAGGCAAAGTGGAAGGGACTGGCAGGAAAACTGCCCAGTCCATAAGAAAAACCGGGGttccttcttttctgcttcaaGGGAGGTGGCCGGACACACCAGGCACCTGCTGAGCACAAGCCCCCGCAGGAGGGTCTGCCCGGGAGCCCCAGTTAGTGTGTGTTTAATGTTCTCAAAGGCTAGAACTGAAGGTACCCGAGCAAATATGTTCCCTGCCCTGGGGCAGCCCGCGAGAAGTGTATAAAGGTCTTAGGGCTCTCGgagtcactttttattttcaaaggaacaagatgaaggagagaaagagaagggagaatgatttttgttgtctttaggaaaagaaagggagacactaTGGACCTCTTTCAGAAACCAGAAAACAGGTGCGGCACTAAAGAAAGcgtttttttaaaatgccaagcAAGTGTTTTCCATCCAAACCAATCAGGAAGCCCAAGACAGGAAGTATGTGAACAGACATCACCTGAACTGAAGGAAAATCTGGGAAATCCGGAAAAATCAATTCTTCAATTCACTCGCAACATCTTGCTAAGGAAAACGTAATAAAACTGTAACTTACACTGTGCTCTTTCTTTTCACAAGGACTCTAACAACAGGCTTTGTTGGGGGTTCCAGTGAGAACGACTCTCTTCTTTGCACCCAACTGTGGATGCTGGGATTCGAGCCAGATGACAGCGTGACTGATGTAAACACACTGACCCTCAAGTCAAGCGATAGCCGctactattttcttcatttgagcCTCGACATCAGTAGATGtcatatctccattttacagactagaaataataaaactggGCTAAAAATCAGAGCAAATTACCAACATTACCTGAGACCAAACGCAAGCGGCTAAACACCCCCCCCGTCAGCAGCAGCCTTGCCAGTCTCAAAGCCAAGGTATCACACCATCATGGGTTTAGATATTAATACTTGGTAACAATTCCTCACAAAGGTCAAGCCTTCAAAGGCTTAAAATCACTTATTGTAAGTGAAAGATCCTgccaaaataggaaataataaagcagTGCAATATTCCAGAGATCTATTTCCTGCACTGTTTACACCAGGTCTCCACGCGTGAAATGTCTTCAGCCAACAAGAAGCAAATGTCCCCAGAAGTTCAGGAACAGTAATACCCTCTTGGAGGCTCCATTCCGTGGTTCCTGCGAGCTTCCCTAGAGCACTCTGCTATTCTCAGCTGTTCGCTGGAGGGCAACAGGTGCTACCGTCCCCTGGAGAAAACAATTCACAGTTCCTGATCTTCTTGCAAGTTTTCTTTAGCAAGAAACGCGCACTTTGCATGCCGTCTTTGATGTCCAAGGGCACTTCCATGGTAAGGACCAGTGTTTGCATGTCAGTTTGTGGCATTAAACATTTGATGCCGAGCATCCATTGCCAACACACAGCAATGTGCACTAACCCCGTCTTCGGCTGTTGCTCACGCacgcttcagaatctgtgacgaGCCAAGCAGTGAGAAGCAGCGTGAAACACAGGAAGCTTGATTGTTTCGCAAGCAGGCGTTTTCAGAGCGCTGTCTCGTGCAGCCTGGACTTGTCACAAATCCAATTTCTTCAACTGCTCATAGGTCACAAAAAACTGCAGTTATTGGTTGAGGCTGACAACGAAAATGCCATCTGAACAACACTGACACATAAAAACGGACTCACAGCACATCTAACAAGTATGTCCGGGCAGACCACAGGCCACGCACATGATTAAACACCCAGGATCCTTATCCGCCCCCAAAGGTCTTCCCATTAGCCTTCCCAAGGCCAGCCTGGAACAGAACAATCACAGCTTAGATAACATCAGTGCCCTAGCGTCTGCTCCAAGAGCCTCTTGGAAGATCACGTCCGCGCTGACCAGCTTTGGTGACTGCTGTGCGCAGACTTGCCCAAACAGTAAAATTCTATGTGAAAGTGAAAGACAGCGAGCCCTGGGACGCCCTCTCGAGGGTCACCACTAGGCAGGCCTTCAGCAGGGAGGCGCagataaagagaaacagagatggtGAAAACCACATTCCCTTCTATGTAATTCTGCCAAAACGGCTACTTCTTTCCCGCCTCCCACTTTGGCATACAGGAAACACTGCTTATCAGCCCAATAATTCAGGAGCTAATTCCTGTTTAACCTCAGGCACTCTCTAAAATAAGCATTCTACAACAGCGCTGCCAGACCGCATCCTTCCCAACGGTGGCTAAGGATATAAAATcctcgtctctctctctgtaatcGTAAATATTCCCAGCTTCTAAAACAGTCTGAATAGAAGTTTGTATTGATATCATTACCTTTTAATAACACTATCACTATACCAAGATTCACTTGGCCCAGCACAGAGACTTTATACCTTCTAAGACAGAAAGCGAATAGTTATTTCTTAGAATCGGAGGAGCTCAAAAGAATACGAATCCACTTCTAAATTATCATTAATAACATGACAGTTTATACAAACAATATTCCTTTCGCTGCACCTTTTTTTCCAGACGTACTACGCCAGAAAAGGATACAATGATATTCCAAGGACCAAGTCTCAACCAATTCGGCCAAAACCCTTTATACAGAGCAAAAAACCCTTCATTCTTCCATGTCTGTtataagggaaggggaggagggggagacaaaAGTTAACATCTAACTTTCCAATCATGTCAAATGTGTTAATACTCAGTAGGCAGACTGAATGAtcaacttttcttaaaaataaaatcctgttcGAAAAGACTGCTTAAAAACTCAGTgccctctgcctctttttcttctttaaagccCTCTGCACGGGAGAAGACGTCCAACCAGCCCACGCCCAAGCAGACAAATGGCAGCGGAATGAATAAGAAGTGGGATTTAATGCCAATTAGAACCTCTCGCCTCCTTGCCACTCGGGCTCACAAGTAGGTCGGAAATAAAGTGAAGCAATGGTGGTAAAGATGTCATTCAGAGCACCACTATTTCACGTCATTAGGTGAATAAAAACAAGTATCTCTGTGTCGGGAAGGCAGACTTGAAGTCTAGGATGGGCCAGCATCACGCCAGAGAACAGGAACGGCCAAGCGGCCCCGAACCCCAGGCGGCCGGCAGTCCGGTCAGGGAGACAGACAGCTGCGAACTTCCCCCCTCTCAGGAACAGTAAGCCCCACTGTTTAAACCGAGAATTGTTGTCAGAGTGACATGTTCTTTCGAGAGATGTCTGAATGAAGGATATTCATTCCAGTCTGACTCACGGGGAGGGAGACACATTTTGGAAGGAGACACACAGATATCAGAAAGCATGACTCTCTTCTCAGCCTGTACAGCAGAGCAGAGGtgtaaagaaaatgaactttcatttctaaatattcatcTAGATTTTGTATGTATAAAAGTTAGCCCCCGTGTGACCCAAACTGGGTACCATCTCAGGGCTTCACAGAGCATCACTCATGGTAGTTATAATACCTCTCAAAGTTTAGTTACTTCTCaggttaaaatatatacatacatatatatgtgggtgcatatatatatatacatacatatatatatgcacacacacacacacacacacagagatattcACACGCGTCTGGGGGGCAGTttcaatgattaaaaacaaaccactAGAATGTtgaagattaagtaaaataagcttGCTTATTTCAACATCAGTGTCTTTCATCATTATGAATTATGCTAACAAGGTTTTACTACGTGAATCCAGGCACTGTGCTCTTTAGTAAGCATTCTCTCGTTTTTACACTAACCCTGTGACACAGGTGCAATTACCATCCCTCCTCACtaacgaggaaactgaggtatagaGTCTGTACATCAACCAAAGTCATATAATTACAAGGGACAAGGGTTTTGCTCTAAACCGTTGTGGTTTTGACCATGCTAAGAAACTCTTCAGGGGGTAACATGGAGGCTAATGAGCTGTGACAGGACCCCGCAGCGCCGCACAGGTGACCGCGCCCTCTCACCTGGAACAAGCAGTCCAGGGTACCCGTGTAGCCCGAGCACCTGCCGTCTCGAAGGACTCTCTGATTCATCATACGTGTTCTCACAACATCCACAGGGTTTGAGGCCAGGGCCCCGGCCAGACCACAGGTGAAGCTTGAGCTATGAAAAAGATGCCAACGGAAAAGCAAAAGTTTACCGCCGAGCTGCCACCACCACTAAAGGCAAGAAACAGCATCCTCCCAGACTACGTTAACGTGACATGTGACAAGACGGTACGTTTCCAGGGAGACGCCCATCTCTAAAGCACGGCACAAACTTCTTACATATAGCACTGATTATAAATTCCAGCCTCAACTAAGAATACCTGTGAGGTTCTGGAAGGTCAATCATAGACACATGAAGGAATGTCATGTGTTAATGAACTCTGGGGCAGAGCTTTTCACAATGTACAggtgtatcaaatcattatgtacACTTTGAATAGCTTACAATTTTGTCTGTTATACCTCAGAAagctaaaaactgaaaataatagaaatacaaagCCAAGTTAGAGAATGCTAATCATGATATTGCTCGTGTAATAAAGTACACAATACTTTTGTAGACAGATTTGCATGTGACTAAAAAACGAGCTGTTGACAATGGTTACCCATGTAAACAGACAAGGACTTTCACTTTTTCCTGGTTCAGTCTGGAACTGTAATTTTCCAAATATGAGAATATAATACCTTTATAATATACCTTCTTTAAAATTTCTAGAGATTTGTAGCAAATTGCCACCCTGACCTCACGCatacctaaaatattattttttttgaaatctataAACATACAGGAGGTGGGTATACACAGTGTCTCCCATCAGGCCCGAGAAAATCAGGTGCTTCTTGGCGAGGTCATAGACCGGGAGCTCCACACCGACGACGATGGCAGCCCTCTGCGCGGTGAGGGACACGCCCTGGGTAAGAAGACGAATAATCAAGACTCAGAGAGCTCTTCCCGGAGTAGGCCTTGCCAAAAAATGTAGAGTGACAGAGGAGAAAAGACCAGAGGGTAAAGAAGTCAGAAGCTTATGTCCAGTTCCGATTCTGGAGCTAACCGTACGACCTAGGCCAGACGCTGGCCAGGACCAATCACCTCACAGAGGCTCCGGTTTCCTAGTACATACTGAGAAGACTGTCCTAGATGACCCTTACGGTCTATTCTGTGAACTGACAGGTCAAGAGAATACCAGGAAGTGGCACTTCATACCAGCGCTTGCCTAGTAATGGTCTTCACTTAGGGACCAGGAAGACATACACATCACAAAatgcaggggcgcccgggtggctcggtcagttaagcgtcagactcttgattttggctcaggtcgtgatctcacggtttgtggaatcaagccccacatggggctctgagctgaaaacacggagcctgcttgggattctccctcccgtccccctcccaaaataataagtaaatgaacctaaaacaaaaataacccagCATTTAACTATAACCTAGAAAACCCTCCTCtatgagaatctttttttttttttttaattttttgttaatgtttatttatttttgagacagagagagacagagcatgaatggaggagggtcagagagagagggagacacagaatcggaagcaggctccaggctctgagctgtcagcacagagcccgacgcggggcttgaacccacagaccgcgagatcatgacctgagccgaagtcggacgcccaaccgactgagccacccaggcgcccctatgagaatcttttaaagaaaaggtaaacAACAAAGTGCTCGATCTTCTTCataattatacataaattattcaaaaggtattttaaaatatgacatattcCTTATATTTCCActttccagataaggaaattaaggaagaaagtAACTTCAAGGGCAGACGTCACTTGTCTTCCCTTACTCCATTTCGCCtttcagattaaataaaatgataggaacagaaagaataaattcaaagggaaaaagggaagaactAAGGCAGCTGGCTCTGTTTTGCAGGCTTACCTTCCACAATCCTCTCGCTCCCTCCTGCTGGTAAATGTTAATGAAGTTGCCTATCATTCCCCCTTGAATGGTGCTGCTCTGGGCTTGCATCCGTATCTAGAGATTATTTTCAAGATTAACATGAGAAGGAAATAGCACATTTCTCCCCAATGTAGACTTCCGAGTATCATTCGATCTGTTGTTTAATGACCATTAACAGAAAAGAATCATAGCATAAACACTGCCGTCATGCTAGCTTTAAATGCCCTTTGCAGACGAAACATTTTTAAGGTTTGGTTCTTAGGCACTTTGGAATCAACAAAATGCATCCAGTAGAATCCAGAGCTCATTAAGTGTCcaaaaaacctgatttttttaaaaaaagtcctttgaaaaggaaaggaaatgacatTATGTCCTTACAGGTTAATAAGTAGGAAAGAGAAAGTGATGGTAATACTAAGATTTCACATAATTAATAGGAGCATCTAGCACATTTCACAGCATGAAGCATGGACAAGCAGATTTCTTAAATTAGTTACTTCAAGCCACTACTATTTCCAACCAGCTGAACCAAAAGGTATGCAGGCGAGCTGAGCACGGGATAACCACATGATGTCCGTCACACTCCGTTACACTTGAATGTACAAACACACTCGAGAACGGCTGCGGAATTCACATGACTGAGATGCCAACGTAAAAATAATGTTTGATGTagctctctgtatttttttaatgtttatttatttttgacagagagagaaagagagagagagacacagagcacagcgggggaggggcagagagagagggagacacagaaccggaagcagtctccaggctccgagccatcagcacagagcccgacgcggggctcgaactctcagactatgagatcatgacctgagcccaagtcggacgctcaactgactgagccacgcaggtgccccagctctctgtattttttttaaattaaaagggaTTTCTCACTAAAAATCGGTACCTTATTTTTATCGAGGGAGCAAAAACATTACCTCCGACTTCTAAAGAAAAGCTGTTATTGCCACGCAAAACACAGGAATGGCCTATCCCTAAGCCCAGCATATGTTTAAGATATTAAAGGGAGTATGGATATTTTTCTCCGCTTTTCCCCAACAAAGGGTAAAATCAAAGCAAAAGCACCTTCACACACGCTGCACCCTGACCGTGCATAAGTGTGATGCCCTCAACACGCTGCTACATAAAATTCTGACATCTGTCAGAATCCCCTAGCAGACTGAAGGCTCTGAGGGCAGGGTCCTTATCGTACCCATTTTTGGACTCTAAGCACATAGTACGTCAACTGGCAGAAGGTAGAGGCATAGTGGATGCCGGTTAACTAATAGGaacaaaaaggagaggaagggacagagacaaacATCTTAAGAGGGATGAAAAAGCAACTCCTgtctaatttctattttgtttaattagTTTATtcccttggggcacctcggtggctcagtcggttaagcgtctgacttcggctcaggtcatgatctcgaggttcgttgagttcgaggcccgcgtcgagctctgtgctgacagctcagagcctggagcctgcctcggattctgcgtctccttctctccctgcccctcccccactcatactcactcactctctctctctctctctctctttcaaaaataaacatttaaaaaaatgttgtttaattAGCTTATTCCCTTGCCTTACTCCAGAAAGGATTTAAGGAGGCAGTTTCCCTGTTATTATCAATAAGATCATCCACCTTACCACACTTATGTCTAACTGTAGTAAGGAAATATTTCCATCACTGTATCCTGAAATCAAGTTAGCTGATAACATCACACGTTCAGAAATAGGTCATTAATGAGTAGACCTGTACAGAACTTGCAGCCTCTCGATTTTTTAATGAACCAATAAAACCAGGGAAGattttcaatgaaaaatgaaatgcacaTGTATCCgagcctacattttttttcttagtcaccAAAGACATTGTCTCCACAACAGCTCTACTTTTGACGTCCGTATCAGTGGGAGATCCTCCCTCATGGGAGGGCCTTCATGGCACTCAAactgcaaacatttgtttacaaaACTGTTACATTCGCAGACTTTCATTATCTGAATGTTGTTCCCAGTAAGAAAATGTGGGGGGAGTGTGCCTATCAGATATGGATAGCACTGCTTACTTTCAAAACATCCGTTGGATTAGCGATGGTTGAGGATATGACTCCAGAGAGAATTCCACACACCACATTTATCAGTAGAGTTTCATCTATAAACAAGCACATATTATTCAACTTTTCATATACACAGAGCTTTTCATTATCAGTAACTCAAACATAGGTGCAAACTCATTTGCATACCTCTTGTATATCTTAAGGGAATAATTAAATTTCTGCTTTATGAATCAAGCCATTTGTAAAATGTTAGGAATTCTGCTGGCTTATCAGGACTTTGCCTAGCAAAATCACTTGACATCTATTTGCtctcaatttgtttttgtttttgaaaaatatttacttatttatttaagtgatctctacacccaggatggggctcgaactcatgacccagagatcaagagtcgcacactcttccgactgagccagccaggcgccccaaacttacTTGACATCTAAAAAGGGACGTGAAGTATCATGCAAAGTGAGCAGCCATCTGCCAATTCACTTTTATGTGTAAATGCGTATCACTGTACTAAGATGAAGTATACCTCATAAGAGAGCAAAAAAGATAcactccggggcacctgggtggctcagtcgattaagcacccgacttcggctcaggtcatgatctcacggctcgtgagttcgagccccgcgtcgggctctgtgcggacagctcggagcctggagcctctttcggattctgtctccctctctctctgcccctccaccacttgcactctgtctgtctgtctctctctct
It contains:
- the SLC25A30 gene encoding kidney mitochondrial carrier protein 1, translated to MSALNWKPFVYGGLASITAECGTFPIDLTKTRLQIQGQTNDANFREIRYRGMLHALVRIGREEGLRALYSGIAPAMLRQASYGTIKIGTYQSLKRLFVEHPEDETLLINVVCGILSGVISSTIANPTDVLKIRMQAQSSTIQGGMIGNFINIYQQEGARGLWKGVSLTAQRAAIVVGVELPVYDLAKKHLIFSGLMGDTVYTHLLSSFTCGLAGALASNPVDVVRTRMMNQRVLRDGRCSGYTGTLDCLFQTWKNEGFFALYKGFWPNWLRLGPWNIIFFVTYEQLKKLDL